DNA from Ignavibacteria bacterium:
ATAAAAATTTTATCATAATAAATTAACTTAACAAAAAAATGAAATCATTAAAATTATTTTTACTTATTTTTTCTTTGTTCATTACTGCTTCGGTTTCTGCACAGGATGCAAGCGGAGAGGGACAACTTTACGGCAAAGAGTTTCCCGAGGGTGTTCAAACCGTAACGCTAACAGAATTATTTGCTAACCCTGAAACATATAACGGTCAGGAAGTGGTTGTAACAGCTTCAATTGTTGACGTCTGTCAGAAAGCAGGTTGCTGGATTACTTTTATGGAAGGTGACAAAGAAATCAGAGTTAAAACAGACCATAACTTTGTTCTTCCAAAAGACAGCTTTAATCAGACTGCCACCGTCAATGGTGTTTTTGCTATAAAAGAAATTTCAGAAAAAATGGCTAAGCATTTTAATGAAGATGCAAAAAACAAAAAAGATGTTTCTAACATTGTCGGACCACAAAAAGTTTATGAGATTAAAGCAACAGGAATAGTGCTGACAAATGATGGAACGGAATCAAGCAATAAAACGAAAACAAAAGACGCGAACAACGTAAGCGAATAAATTTTTCCTCCCCCTTCCCCCCTCCAAAGGGGGAAGTTTTTTCTTGCCTCTGTGA
Protein-coding regions in this window:
- a CDS encoding DUF4920 domain-containing protein — translated: MKSLKLFLLIFSLFITASVSAQDASGEGQLYGKEFPEGVQTVTLTELFANPETYNGQEVVVTASIVDVCQKAGCWITFMEGDKEIRVKTDHNFVLPKDSFNQTATVNGVFAIKEISEKMAKHFNEDAKNKKDVSNIVGPQKVYEIKATGIVLTNDGTESSNKTKTKDANNVSE